The Paenibacillus yonginensis genome segment CGTAAGATCATTCAGGATTGCTATAATCCAGTTGCCTTTGTCGCTTACCGCTGCGATAAACGGATCCGCCTGGTTGACGATTGAAGCCGTAGTAACGGCGTCCGTTTGCTCTGCTGCCGGGCTTGCGGACGTGTTTGCCGCTTTGTCATTATTGGAACCGCATCCCGCCAGTACCGCGGCTGCAATCCCCATCACCACCAAACCTTTGATTACTTTCATGATTCATGTCCCCCTTAGTGTTTGTTTCTGAGAGAATTATAAATAGAGCTGCCGCAATAAGTAAGTGATTAATTTCACAATAGCTGTAAAAAAAGGCTCACAAGCATTCCGCTCATGAGCCTTTGCTGCATTATTCCAAGGATAAAAGAACTTGCACGACCGTCCGCACCTTGCCGATTCAGTCAAGCCGCCTGGCTGCTCTTATTCAGCGTTCTATATACCTTCTGATACACCCACAAGGCATTTAACAGCAGCAGCCCACTGGTCATAAAAAAGACCGCCCGGAAGCCAAACCAGCCGGCTACCTGGCCGCCGAATACCGAACCGGTGAATGCGCCTAAATAGGTTGCCGCCTGATTGAAGCCGAAGACCCGTCCGGTCAGGGTATCCGGCGTGATTTTTTTGAGCAGCGTATTGACAGATGGGCTTAACCCGGCTGCGGCCAGTCCAAGCAGGAAACGCAAACCCGCCAGCTCCCACGGATTGCTGACGAAGGCTTGGGGAATGAAGATAATTCCCGCCACGATCAGGGATACGAAGATGATTTTATGTGCGCCGATCCGGTCAGACAGCTTCCCGAGCCGAGGAGCAGCTAGTATGTTCGCCAGACCTGACGCCGAGAAGGTAATCCCGGCAATCAAGGCGGCATGGCGAGCATTGCCCGACAGCTGAGTCACATATACGGTGAGGATCGGTTCAATCGAATACATCGCGATCGTCAATACGAGACCGGTGATAAACATCGTAATCGTCAAACCTTTTTGTGGTATGCTGCTCCAAACCTCTTTCATCCGCGGAGCGTGTTTATGCTGCCGGGTGAAGGTTTCCTTGACGAACAGCAGGGTCGTGATAAAGGCAACCAGCATTAATCCGCCTGTAACAAAAAAAGAATTTTGTAAACCAAAATGCTCAGCAATAAATCCGCCAAGAGTCGGCCCCAATAATGAACCGGAAATATTGGCGGTGGAAAGTGTGCCGAGCGCCCAGCCCGAATGCTCTTTATCCGTTTGAGTCGCAATCAGCGTGGTACAGGCCGTGCTGTATCCCGTAATGATCCCCTGCAGCAGGCGCAGTCCGATCAGTTCATAGACATTATGCGCAAATCCCATGCTGCCAATGACGATGGCCATTCCCAAGCTCGCGCGCAGCAGCATCGGTTTACGTCCGAATTTATCGGCGGCAATCCCCCAGATCGGAGAGAAAATAGCCGATACGATAAAGGTGATGCCAAATGCTATCCCCGTAAATTGGGTAATCGAGCCCGAATCCTGCACGCCCAGCTGTTTAATATAGAGCGGCAAAATGGGAGCGATCTGGCTCATCCCTATGCCGGTGACAAACATGCCGAACCAGCACACAAACAAATTTCTTTTCCAAATAGGCATAACAAAGCCTTCCTTCTGCTAGATGCGTTGTTCGCGGCCGTTTGACCACACTGTACAATTATGTCCTCATTCTAGCAGCAAGAAAGGCCTTAAACCATGCAAAATCTTAAACTCCATGGACATTTTTGCTGTAAAATTCCGAAGGGCTGAGTCCCTCGCTTTTCTTGAACAGCCTGCTGAAATAAAATTCATCCTGAAATCCAAGCGCGCCCGCCACCTCTTTAATTTTGGGATTGCCTTCAATCAGCATCTCTTTCGCTTTATCCATCTTGAGCTTGTTGAAGAACTCGATTACGGAATAGCCGGTCAGCTCTTTAAACGTTCGGGACAGATAAGCAGGCGACAGCTGTACCAGCTCGGACAGCTCAGCAAGCATAATTTTGCCGCTTAAATGCTCATGCATATAGGTGATGATTTTCTCCACTTTTAGGGACGACGAGTAATTCAGCAGGTTCTGCCGATCTTGTTTTAATCCCTGATAAATGGTGATGAACAGCTGCTGAAGCAGCGTCCTGGATGTGAACTCATAACCGGGAAGCTTGCCGTACCAGCTTTCGCACAGCTTTCTAAATGCATCTTCCAGAAGATAGAAGTCCTTGGGCTGCCGGGCCGGCTGAAGGGGAAGAGCCTGTCTCTCCTCTGCTAGCCCCCAGCCTTCTTCACCAAGGTTTACCCGGGTATAACTGAAATGAACCGTCATCAGCCGGACAGGATGGTCGGAGTCGATTTCCAGGGTATAAGCTATATTCGGGGCAATATACAGCAGCATCCCGTCCTGGAGCTTATACTCCTTCTTGTCGATGTTAAAAATACCTTGAGCTTCGCTCAGCAGCACCAGCTCGTGATGGTGGAGCGTCCGGCTGAGCTTGATCGGCATGCTTTGGCCGTCCTGCGATTGCTTGGAATTGCAATAATGAATGTGAAAGAACAAATTGTTGATATTCATGGATTTGTTATCCTTTACCCTATATGCTTTATCCTTTATAACTGCAGCTCGCCCTGCTTCATTATCATTTGGTCATCGAGATATACATCCGGACGACCGGTGACGCAATCCAGATGCACACCGGCATTGATGACGCCGCCAAACGTATGATTGCTGCCGAAAGCCACATGAATCGTGCCGTATACCTTCTCATCCTCCAGCACGACACCCGTGATCCGGGCTTTATTGTTGGTGCCAATTCCAAATTCGGCAAGCTGCCGCCCGTCTCCGTCCCCCAGCAGCTTCAGCAGCCTGGAGCCCTCCTCGCCGCCTTCAGCCTTCACCAAACGGCCTTGCTCCAGCGTCAGCAGCAGCGGCTGAGACAGCTTTCCGATACCGGCAACGGAACCGTCAATCCGGATTTGTCCGCTTGCCGTACCTTCTACCGGCGCTATATAAGCTTCGCCGGAAGGCAGGTTGCCGGACTGCCCGGGCTCCAAATATAACCCGGTGCTCGGGATTCCGCTGCGCCCTTCAATGGAAAATTCCAGCACATGCCCGTCCTTCTCGATCCGAACCTGGCGGCTTGGCGTCAGCAGCTCTGTTACCTGCTCGGTCAAGGCTTTGACCTGCAAATAATCGGCGGCAATAGCCCCTTCCAGAAACATGTCTTCGGTAATGCCGGGCATCGTGGCCAGCCGGGCTCCGGCCGCCGCGGCGTCCTTGCGGGCCTCAGTGTGGGTAAGCGAATGTTGGGTTGCACAAACCACCACGTTTGCGGCAGACATAGCCGCCGCTACCGGAGCAGGCGGTTCTTCGCCGGATTTCGTCCGCTCTTTCATGACCATCAGGACCGCTTCCGCTTCCAGCTGCTGCCCGGCCTGGCAGAGCGCAGCTGCCAAGTCCTTCCGCGTATCGTCCGTTACGACCAGGAAATGTTCTCCGGATTTAAGGCCCAGGCAATTGACCAGCAGCCTGCGGCTGATTTCAATAAGTTTTTCGTTCATGCAGCAGCAACTCCCTTTTTCATGTTAATGGCAGGCTCTGCTCGTTTGCCGGTCTGCCTCTTACTCCAAAACATATCTCCATCATTTTACTGCCTGAAGTCCGCTGCTGCAAAAAAATCTCCGGTGTATAACCATTCCTCAAACGAATGCCGATTAAAACTTGTAAGTCCCGGTCCAGCCAACACGAATATTTGCACCTGCCTGAAAGCCACAATAAAATGATAAACCTGGAGCAGATCGGGTTAAATCTACACTACACGCATTTCTATATACATAAGATAAAGGATGATAAAAATGGACTTAACCCTGTTAGCTTCAGCGATTGCACCCGTTAATTTAAGAAGCTGCCTCATCCAAAGGCAGGGAGAGCTGATATTCGAGCATTACAGAAGACCTCAGACCGTCCGGGAAATCGCCAAAATCAATTCCTGCACCAAAAGTGTTCTCTCGGCGCTGCTCTGCATTGCGATGGATCAAGGCCTGCTGCCCGAGCTGTCCACGCCGGCTTCGGCTTTCTTCCCCGTGCTTGCTGCCGCAGACGATCCGCGCAAACGGCTGATTACTTTAGAGCATCTGCTCACCATGACAGCCGGCTTCAGCTGGACCGAATTCGGCGGCAGAAACTCCTTTCCGCACATGACCCGTACTCCCGACTGGATCGCTTATGTGCTTGAGCAGCCCATGTCCGATGAACCGGGGACAAGGATGGAATATAATTCGGGCGTCTCGCAAATGCTGTCGCATATTCTGCTACAGACAACAGGAATGCCGGCTGCCGCCTTTGCCGAAAAATATTTGTTTGGACCGCTGGGAATCACCCAATATGAATGGGAAACCGATCCCCAGGGTGTTCATACCGGCGGATTTGGCTTGAAGCTTCGTCCGGCCGACTTAATGAGATTCGGACAGCTGTATCTGGATAAGGGAAACTGGCAGGGGAAACAGCTCATTTCCAGCCGACTTGCGGAAAGGTCTGTGCAGCCGGCCATCGCTGTCAAGGATCCTTGGCGCGGTTATTATTGCTGGCATTGGTGGGCTGATTCCTTTACCGTTTCAGCTCCATCCGATTCACCTGATTCGTTCGACTACTTCTATGCCCGCGGATTCGGCGGACAGTTTGTTCATGTCATCCCCAAGCTGGATATGGTCGTAGTGCTCACGCACGACAACCGGAAGAACACCAAATATCCCGATGTGTTCCGGGAATTTATCGCACCGCTGCTGGCCGTGGAGCCGGTTATCAAGAAATAGCCAGACTAACACAGCCCATCGGCCAAGCCGATAGGCTGTTAGCGTTTAGCAAGATCATGATCTTTACAGTATCTTTAGGAAAGATCGACAACAAACTCGTCTTTGCCAGGATATTGACCCGGAGAGAAATAATTAAACCGATCCAGATAAGGAGAGTAGGTTCGTACAAACAGCTTCTGGTGTTTGAGGTCAAACTGCAGCAGCCTCATAAAGCCCTCCCCCCCTTTGCTTGCATCCTGATAATCCGCCAGGATCTGATAAACCTTGCGGTCCTTATGACCATCCCGGTTGTCATCCAGCTCATCCACTTTCAACCGGGCGCTGTGATAGTGGCCGCAGAGCACGGCAAACACATTTCGGTTTGGAATTACCACCCGCTTGTAGATCTGCTCGGCAATAGGCGAACGTTCACCATCAGCCAGCAAATATTCGTGAAACGCCAGGATCGCCTTACGATCCTTATATTTCGCTAGAACTTTGTTCATCCAGTCCAGCTCGCGTGCACCAATTCCCCAGCCCATATAAACCACTATAAAAGGGGTATTACCTTCCGTAATCAGATCATAGTGGCCATGGTTGTTCTCATAAGACCGGCCATAGACCGGGCTTTTCTTGAAACGGCTCGCTCCAAACCATTTGCGGTAATGGACATCGTTTTTGCCGGAATCGCTCACATCATGATTGCCTGCCAGCACGCCGTAAGGTATTTGTGCCTGTTCAAGCCCCTGCATGGCTATATCCGCTTTCTCCCACTGCGTACTTTCGGCCCAGCGATTGACAATATCCCCCGTATGGATGACATATTTGATCTTCTGATCCTCCTGATGCAGAACAATCCAGTTGACCATTGCGTTATAAATTTCCGGATAACTTTCGGAATAATACTGCGTATCCGACATCCACACGAATGAGAAGTCAAACGGCTGCTCAGCCTGAGCTTTGACCTGTTGACCCGAAAGCTGGAAACCGGAGACCAGAACGAAACAAGCGGCAGCGGCCAGAAGGATCTTTTTGATACGTACGGCTTTCACTTTGCAAAGTCCCCTTCCATGATTTAAGCAGGATCTGTTCCCTGTGTTTAATTTCCCATATTTGTCCGAAATTAACCCTCTTTCTTGTCCTGCATATCCAGGTAAAGTTTGGGTTATCCTAGTTAAACCTTTAGAAAACGAATTTGAAGGATGAAAGAAGGATGAAGAGAAAACATGGCTTGGGTGCTTATCGGAATCACTTTTGTAGTCATCTGGCCGGCCGTTTTTAGAATGAAAAAAAATTTACCTTGGGATGTGTTGTATACGAATGTCCTGTTTGGTTTATTTGTTCAAAATCTGGCCGACAGCTTCGCCAGCTTTCGGTATCGGGCCTGGGGTTTCTTTGAAGTCCCGCAAGTAGAATACAGATCTTTGGTTGTAATCCTCGGCGTTTACCCGGCCTTTGCCATACTGATCGTGAATCTGTTCCCTTTTAAAAGCAGATGGATGACGCGGATTGCCTATCTGATAGGCTGGTCTATCTTCTCAACCCTGTACGAGTGGCTTGCCGTTCGAACCGGCATTATTTGGCATATCCACTGGGATTTATACTGTTCTTTCATTCTGTATCCGTTCATTTATTACATGCTGATTCTTCAGATTCGTCTGCATTTATGGCTGAAACGCCTGCCTGACCCTACAAGAGAAAGAGGCTTGTAATTATGCTTTATGTTCTATTGGCCATCGTCATCCTGTCGCTTATTGTTGGATATAAAATGAATATGCTAGACCGCAAACAGGCTATGATCACCTGGATGTACGGGGTTGTGGTCAACGAACTGTTTCTTGTCGTCTCTAATCACAGTGTGGTCAAAAGAGCCTATAACTGGGATACCTTATGGCCTTATTTGGTTTATTTCAACCTGATGAATCCATTGCTTATGCTTCTGGCTGTCCAAGTAATGAACAAACAGACCGGTGTTCACCGGAAAGTGGGGGTGGCTTTGCTTTCGAGCCTTGTTCTGACAGCCGGTCTCTACCTGCTGTACCCAATCCGTTTGCTTCATGCCGAGAGCGTCCAGCCTCTGGTAACGGTTGTGCTTTGGATGTTTGCACTCATCAGCATGTTCGGACTGGTTCACTATTTAAATCATTCCTCCAGGAGATGATTGTTTATGTTAATTCCGCCCGTCCATTTCGATGCCAATGAATGGCTTGTCCTAACTACCATGGTGGCGCTGCCAATTCTTATGTATATAACGCCCAAAAGATTCTCTGCCGTTACTGCAATAGCTGTTATGTTATATAATATTGCTTTCAGTCTGGCGACAGACTGCCTGGCAGGCTCCTGCTTCCCTTGGGATCTGTACGACACGATGGATACCGATCAATATGATCTGTTTGACCTTTTTATTTATATCGTTCAATATCCGATTTACGGATATTTTTTTGCCTGGTTCTTAAGCTTCTGGAGAAACAATACAGGTTTGGTTATTTTGTATGTGCTCATCTGGAGCTTGTGGACCACCTTTCTGGAGTGGGTGGCTGTTCAATTTCATGTTTACAATTATAATCCGGGCTGGTCTATTACCCATTCCGCTTTTTTCTACGTCA includes the following:
- a CDS encoding helix-turn-helix domain-containing protein, producing MNINNLFFHIHYCNSKQSQDGQSMPIKLSRTLHHHELVLLSEAQGIFNIDKKEYKLQDGMLLYIAPNIAYTLEIDSDHPVRLMTVHFSYTRVNLGEEGWGLAEERQALPLQPARQPKDFYLLEDAFRKLCESWYGKLPGYEFTSRTLLQQLFITIYQGLKQDRQNLLNYSSSLKVEKIITYMHEHLSGKIMLAELSELVQLSPAYLSRTFKELTGYSVIEFFNKLKMDKAKEMLIEGNPKIKEVAGALGFQDEFYFSRLFKKSEGLSPSEFYSKNVHGV
- a CDS encoding CBO0543 family protein — protein: MKKNLPWDVLYTNVLFGLFVQNLADSFASFRYRAWGFFEVPQVEYRSLVVILGVYPAFAILIVNLFPFKSRWMTRIAYLIGWSIFSTLYEWLAVRTGIIWHIHWDLYCSFILYPFIYYMLILQIRLHLWLKRLPDPTRERGL
- a CDS encoding multidrug efflux MFS transporter codes for the protein MPIWKRNLFVCWFGMFVTGIGMSQIAPILPLYIKQLGVQDSGSITQFTGIAFGITFIVSAIFSPIWGIAADKFGRKPMLLRASLGMAIVIGSMGFAHNVYELIGLRLLQGIITGYSTACTTLIATQTDKEHSGWALGTLSTANISGSLLGPTLGGFIAEHFGLQNSFFVTGGLMLVAFITTLLFVKETFTRQHKHAPRMKEVWSSIPQKGLTITMFITGLVLTIAMYSIEPILTVYVTQLSGNARHAALIAGITFSASGLANILAAPRLGKLSDRIGAHKIIFVSLIVAGIIFIPQAFVSNPWELAGLRFLLGLAAAGLSPSVNTLLKKITPDTLTGRVFGFNQAATYLGAFTGSVFGGQVAGWFGFRAVFFMTSGLLLLNALWVYQKVYRTLNKSSQAA
- a CDS encoding aminopeptidase — translated: MNEKLIEISRRLLVNCLGLKSGEHFLVVTDDTRKDLAAALCQAGQQLEAEAVLMVMKERTKSGEEPPAPVAAAMSAANVVVCATQHSLTHTEARKDAAAAGARLATMPGITEDMFLEGAIAADYLQVKALTEQVTELLTPSRQVRIEKDGHVLEFSIEGRSGIPSTGLYLEPGQSGNLPSGEAYIAPVEGTASGQIRIDGSVAGIGKLSQPLLLTLEQGRLVKAEGGEEGSRLLKLLGDGDGRQLAEFGIGTNNKARITGVVLEDEKVYGTIHVAFGSNHTFGGVINAGVHLDCVTGRPDVYLDDQMIMKQGELQL
- a CDS encoding metallophosphoesterase — its product is MKAVRIKKILLAAAACFVLVSGFQLSGQQVKAQAEQPFDFSFVWMSDTQYYSESYPEIYNAMVNWIVLHQEDQKIKYVIHTGDIVNRWAESTQWEKADIAMQGLEQAQIPYGVLAGNHDVSDSGKNDVHYRKWFGASRFKKSPVYGRSYENNHGHYDLITEGNTPFIVVYMGWGIGARELDWMNKVLAKYKDRKAILAFHEYLLADGERSPIAEQIYKRVVIPNRNVFAVLCGHYHSARLKVDELDDNRDGHKDRKVYQILADYQDASKGGEGFMRLLQFDLKHQKLFVRTYSPYLDRFNYFSPGQYPGKDEFVVDLS
- a CDS encoding serine hydrolase domain-containing protein, coding for MDLTLLASAIAPVNLRSCLIQRQGELIFEHYRRPQTVREIAKINSCTKSVLSALLCIAMDQGLLPELSTPASAFFPVLAAADDPRKRLITLEHLLTMTAGFSWTEFGGRNSFPHMTRTPDWIAYVLEQPMSDEPGTRMEYNSGVSQMLSHILLQTTGMPAAAFAEKYLFGPLGITQYEWETDPQGVHTGGFGLKLRPADLMRFGQLYLDKGNWQGKQLISSRLAERSVQPAIAVKDPWRGYYCWHWWADSFTVSAPSDSPDSFDYFYARGFGGQFVHVIPKLDMVVVLTHDNRKNTKYPDVFREFIAPLLAVEPVIKK